CCTCAAAGACAACACCAACCAAACCTTGTAAGCCAAGATACTGAAAAAAAATGATTGCATTGTGAAACCCTCTCTCAAGTTCCTTACTATCTTGTCCAGTCATTGACCTAATTACCCCTCCTTCAGAACATTCCTTGCCACTTTTACCATCTCGTCAATTTTATTTAAAAGGTCGCCTATGTTGGGGAGAAACACTGGAGAATCAGGGTCAAGTTCTTCAATCTCACCGCCGAAGGACTGAATCAGTCCTCCAATACTCTTTAGATTTTGTTTGCTGACCTCGGTTAGCATGTTAATTTTTTATTTTTCCTTTCTACATTCTGAGTTCATATTAGAAAACCATTTTTTTATCATCCCAATTGAAAGACGAAACACTAATTATAACATAAATCTCTTAAGGTTTTAAAGATTAAATAAATGAATTTTAATTAGGTAAAAAATTGACCTATTTCAAATCAGAAATTAAGCAAGGTCCAACCTTTCATTGATAAAAATCCTTATATTATTTGGAATTCTGATTTATGGTTGCTCCTACTTCCCTTGGAAATATCCATATGCAAACTTTGAGAGAAGAATTGGAGTGTGAACCTTACGACCCGACCTGGTTGGTGGAACTTGCCAAAAAGCAATTACGAGATGAACCCTGGATTGCTGAAGCTCTCAAAAAGTGTACCTGGTGTTTTAAATCCAAAAACCATATTTATTTTATTAATCCAGAGAACCCCAACGAACCCGGTTCGGCCTTCCAGCACGAAAAGTGTATTTCTTTAATCTCCCCAACAGAAGGATGGCTACTTCTTGATATTCTCGAAGGGAATCATGTGGGCGCAGTTGAGTTTGCAGAAAAGAAAAAGTAAATTGTGAATAATAAATAATGAAAAATCTCATTAGAAATGAAAGCAAAAACATCCTTACCAAAAGAGAGCAAGAAGTTTTAAAGCTCCTCGCTGAAAGTAACACGGTGAAGGAGGTTGCCACTATCCTGGGTGTAAGCTACACAACCGTGGATGCTCACAAAACTAAAGTAATGCGAAAGATCGGGGTGAATAACCGGG
This portion of the Nitrospiria bacterium genome encodes:
- a CDS encoding LuxR C-terminal-related transcriptional regulator; translated protein: MKNLIRNESKNILTKREQEVLKLLAESNTVKEVATILGVSYTTVDAHKTKVMRKIGVNNRVGLVFYAIRKGIIKLI